The Aureispira anguillae genome contains a region encoding:
- a CDS encoding OmpH family outer membrane protein — MKKIVPFILLLGLCALISGAVYNSIPKTAFVDNQQLFDAFQGRKELETRLEQESNGKQAKIDSLGLQIQAMQQLAQTDEGAKQRLQILLQQYQQMNQEHQGFYQYKSQEYTEAIWKQISQYTREYGAEKGYDYVFGVAGSGSLMYGKAHYDITEDVIKYINSKYAGN; from the coding sequence ATGAAAAAAATAGTACCATTTATATTACTATTGGGGCTTTGTGCCTTAATCAGTGGTGCAGTCTATAACAGCATCCCTAAAACTGCTTTTGTCGATAATCAACAACTATTTGATGCTTTTCAAGGAAGGAAGGAATTAGAGACCCGCTTAGAACAAGAATCGAATGGCAAGCAAGCAAAAATTGATTCCTTAGGGCTCCAAATTCAAGCGATGCAACAACTTGCTCAAACGGACGAAGGGGCAAAACAAAGACTACAAATATTGTTGCAGCAGTATCAGCAAATGAATCAGGAGCATCAAGGTTTTTACCAATACAAAAGCCAAGAATATACCGAGGCAATTTGGAAACAAATTTCTCAATACACTAGAGAGTATGGAGCAGAAAAAGGCTATGACTATGTTTTTGGCGTAGCAGGGAGTGGATCGTTGATGTATGGAAAAGCACATTATGATATAACAGAAGATGTTATCAAATATATCAATTCAAAATATGCAGGCAATTAA
- a CDS encoding RHS repeat domain-containing protein, translating into MKTLIAPIRFIIVLLIIGIGLPTHAKDIVYTGMKNKVDLAVSKVIHVVDPRYGDPGEGVDYVRRYTAVPALVYNRNQKTDIAGNVWSYEIEYDLLYNDPVLMQGIVKQGTLFIEHNNTEGIYEAIGIHESVVGDVQLKIRTITPVGNVPDDIHLELRLKVERYDYLDDADPITKNEMSLVSFANNQAEISWQVVDGAEYYEVEWVYWDAQHNTTTSNLASTDLETVFEKAVGIETKSNSYQFDLFYPEGLVYVRVRPVGRYIRGVNGDYNHLKYGPWVQGVDPNTNSFVILLFHGFESDRIWQVQRSFAEDAKSKQVVQYFDEGMRGRQTLTNLSSDDLTIVAENIYDAEGRPSLSTLPVPVKSLIGKNPLQFGAGTDDPTRAEGGLISTAAIDYTYKDFDKIDHADALSKVDAQGKKHVSAIYYSAENPFNNHIHRDYIPDAEDFPITQVKFLNDATGRVARQSGVGAFYQLGSNHETKYYYANPNHSELRRLFGKNVGDEKHYRKNYVVDANGQISVSYIDQAGQTIATALAGKSPDNVNTLTSEQGNTNTIASSIMGKNVVDRTAKTSVLSHAIFCDEAPRTDKFSYTLTGDGIYMPGATTSICIGCEYEVNISLIDEGGNAIPLSLIAPTNTGGGNTSPLYNGITTQVINGEIVVHYNSLYDNTCVPIPTVEVDFEAVLQNVGSYQLKKIVKVVEPDPNQLITHLENSGVLADKQTFIDQYVVDNWDPNECEYCNDAIRLRLCEQIASAEYPGYADAKITDPEYQIYFDRVQYYLLNTSTYPDCDDLRRIESLAASLKTECHAKLELMKQQIAPAGDPTTGSQGCLYTELGFWEHVYDNSNQLSLERYDANGHVVTETFSSRSDFTTFIQDQNNWQDHFVDHPDIISKHPEYCAYEVACISEVALKSRRFDFELASQKTWADAVSFGANLQTPQTVTTEQFASIIAMDPFFVAYPNYSTDMSSRLSNYCTDNYTNNPPHPTGVNGCGSGCSDVICYINNILGDPAQYVSTNHSTTINSPDITPLSDEDKWMFFRGIYAAEKAKLQQHLIDHTTGCNTGFPYTGTTTCEPIISADDTQDFMDDNGGGDPSDLTDVQAVGANVNQDNCTAICEGNARRWVNQLCPDLEETNSLNYIHLVKEFTDFCKGHCGADGDNPMGYLFEEYLDSTSSTYALDPNLPTFNQDLANAQNRLDWLMNHVPSYCGNDLVNNRLPAEVDVVFAHKTDVYEWSSVYSSGGEELEPMCKDDIICAFDLLRQSSIFPTKYTDINASCPSSNNFYMPSPNILSYYFRYVLPTQSAPNCNDYTNVDLGYFESSSFVLQYLCEEIKQHNYYIKFKTATPSSFSTMTFSLKDIQTGAAIDPLTIQSIGNYNSTTNTINLTVKENCTWNPPLYLVSSAVNQTISCSDMVASSIGGTQQIDAEVKIITSFGELGNVSTNCTSCKGGWGLKKNQLTINLDTVRIQCEEQQRAELTRKAESAYDKYLEKKLKILTSGESCMAFTESMTTEYTTTEHHYTLYYYDQAGNLIQTIPPAAVVPLPTNHFDGTTAGSTRGTWDGTDPSHDYEMTTTYAYNTLGQVVKQTSPDGGMTEFWYDYAQRLRFSQNARQLAAGGQYAYTKFDAQGRTVEVGRLDGHGVLSAWDLNKSTFPEATLAGVHERIITEYEEASFSPISQDNLRGRVARTYNDHIATYYDYDVHGNVKRLHHQISGLGASEIAYDYDLITGNVKEVAFMKGTKDQFFHRYTYDADNRLTHTQTSKNGYIWDLDAKYFYYAHGPLARVELGQDKVQGLDYVYNLQGWIKGVNNTTSESDMGLDGFVATGIATGNTIPSIANKWFGKDEAAYSLGYHRADYQPIGTGTNLGIFDHSNTAAFNNDIKGTNATKGLYNGNIAFMISHIPQLAQANPLTHATQAMVYQYDALHRITNSESYAYVNGWNKNGLSNAYRTEYTYDGNGNLQTLDRHTLENSTSTSKHIDALTYHYGSGNLKNRLESITDPSAVTAGINDVGAASYTYDEIGNLKTDGNNTIEWNLQNKVSSVDNANYDIIYTYDVGGNRLGKSVTPKGGTSPTQTTFYVRDASGNIMGTYIVENNTKKLEETPIYGSSRLGIHQYDVSLMPFNVPSITAPELMNSTLGTILGVDQAGNATRGNKFYEISNHLGNVLVTVSDQKLGEVTTIGQTTAEAYKAQVQSAQDYYPFGWEMPGRSFNSQNYRFGFNGKENDRHWGDQLIQDYGFRLYNPAIGKFLSVDPLSQAYPFYTPYQFAGNKPIWAVDLDGLEPQIKTKIFYDYAPLPNNTAPRDIHDFGNTRHDVSGRTLKPHPKSGEKRFFSINYNKKKNKFDVKVYIEVRINAGLNPSCTMCDLNGSNPGLSEEVLAHEEGHVEQWKRAYNSKITIEYNGKKYSGFIDEVITNAENDIKAGLPQKFKSEEDMKKAQNKYEIGVGQVINKALNAIFERREELMAKDQTGKPDAEIDANNYADKELKNSRNGKGLEYANGKKRATYRGKSVDLGVKK; encoded by the coding sequence ATGAAAACCTTAATAGCTCCCATTCGATTTATCATTGTGCTGTTGATAATAGGTATAGGGCTACCAACCCATGCTAAAGATATTGTCTACACTGGAATGAAAAATAAGGTGGACTTGGCCGTCTCTAAAGTAATTCATGTGGTAGATCCCAGGTATGGAGATCCAGGAGAAGGAGTAGATTATGTACGAAGATATACGGCTGTGCCAGCATTGGTTTATAATAGAAACCAAAAAACAGATATTGCAGGCAATGTTTGGTCTTATGAAATAGAATATGATTTATTGTACAATGATCCTGTTTTGATGCAAGGCATTGTAAAACAAGGAACTTTGTTTATTGAACACAATAACACAGAGGGAATTTATGAAGCTATAGGAATCCATGAAAGCGTAGTGGGGGATGTACAGCTAAAAATTAGAACCATAACTCCTGTTGGTAATGTTCCAGATGATATTCATTTGGAATTAAGACTGAAGGTAGAACGGTATGATTATCTAGATGATGCAGATCCCATTACCAAAAACGAGATGAGTTTGGTTAGCTTTGCTAATAATCAGGCTGAAATATCTTGGCAGGTTGTGGATGGAGCAGAGTATTATGAGGTAGAGTGGGTGTATTGGGATGCGCAACACAATACCACGACTTCTAATTTAGCTTCAACAGATTTAGAAACTGTTTTTGAAAAGGCGGTTGGTATCGAAACGAAATCCAATTCGTATCAATTTGATTTGTTTTATCCTGAGGGATTGGTTTATGTTAGGGTTCGTCCTGTTGGGCGTTATATTCGTGGTGTTAATGGAGATTATAACCATTTAAAATATGGTCCGTGGGTGCAAGGGGTAGATCCTAATACCAATAGTTTTGTTATTCTCCTTTTTCATGGATTTGAATCCGATAGAATTTGGCAAGTACAGCGAAGTTTTGCAGAAGATGCTAAGAGCAAACAAGTGGTGCAATACTTTGATGAGGGAATGAGAGGGAGACAAACCTTAACGAATTTAAGTAGCGATGATTTGACGATTGTAGCAGAAAATATCTATGATGCTGAAGGGCGTCCTTCTTTATCTACGTTGCCTGTTCCCGTTAAAAGTTTAATTGGAAAAAATCCCCTGCAATTTGGTGCAGGAACGGATGACCCAACAAGAGCAGAAGGCGGACTGATTTCAACCGCAGCCATTGATTACACGTATAAGGATTTTGATAAAATAGATCATGCAGACGCATTATCTAAAGTAGATGCTCAGGGTAAAAAGCATGTCAGTGCTATTTATTATAGCGCAGAAAATCCCTTTAATAATCACATCCATAGAGATTATATTCCAGATGCAGAAGATTTTCCCATTACGCAGGTGAAATTTCTAAATGATGCAACAGGACGAGTTGCTAGACAGTCTGGCGTAGGTGCTTTTTATCAATTGGGTTCCAATCATGAAACAAAATATTATTATGCAAATCCTAATCATAGTGAATTAAGAAGGTTATTCGGAAAGAACGTGGGAGATGAAAAGCATTACCGCAAAAATTATGTGGTAGATGCGAATGGCCAAATTTCGGTTAGTTATATCGATCAAGCAGGGCAAACGATTGCAACGGCTTTGGCAGGAAAAAGTCCTGATAATGTTAACACATTAACAAGTGAGCAGGGGAATACCAATACGATTGCTTCTTCTATTATGGGAAAAAATGTAGTGGATAGAACGGCTAAGACTAGCGTATTGTCTCATGCTATTTTTTGCGATGAAGCACCTAGAACGGATAAATTCTCTTATACGCTAACAGGGGATGGGATCTATATGCCAGGAGCTACGACATCGATTTGTATTGGTTGTGAATACGAAGTAAATATTAGTTTAATTGACGAAGGTGGAAATGCAATTCCTCTAAGCTTGATTGCTCCAACGAATACTGGAGGAGGCAATACCTCTCCACTTTACAATGGAATTACAACGCAAGTCATTAATGGGGAAATTGTCGTGCATTATAATAGTTTGTATGACAATACCTGCGTGCCAATTCCTACGGTCGAAGTGGATTTTGAAGCAGTCTTACAAAATGTCGGGAGTTATCAGCTTAAAAAAATCGTAAAGGTGGTAGAGCCTGATCCCAATCAATTAATTACTCACCTAGAAAATAGTGGAGTGTTAGCCGATAAGCAAACGTTTATCGATCAATATGTTGTTGATAATTGGGATCCCAATGAATGTGAATATTGTAATGATGCAATTCGACTAAGGCTTTGTGAACAAATTGCTAGTGCCGAATATCCAGGTTATGCAGATGCAAAAATTACAGATCCTGAGTACCAAATCTACTTTGATCGAGTACAATATTATTTGTTGAATACAAGTACTTACCCTGATTGCGATGATTTGCGTAGGATAGAGAGCTTGGCTGCTTCTTTAAAAACAGAATGCCATGCTAAGTTGGAATTGATGAAACAGCAAATCGCTCCTGCAGGAGATCCTACAACAGGATCACAAGGTTGCTTATATACTGAATTGGGATTTTGGGAACATGTTTACGATAATAGCAACCAACTTTCGTTAGAACGTTATGATGCTAATGGTCATGTGGTTACTGAAACCTTTAGCAGCAGAAGTGACTTTACTACCTTTATTCAAGATCAAAATAATTGGCAAGATCATTTTGTAGATCATCCAGATATTATATCAAAACACCCCGAATACTGTGCGTACGAAGTTGCTTGTATCAGTGAGGTTGCCTTAAAAAGTCGTCGTTTTGATTTTGAACTAGCGAGCCAAAAAACTTGGGCAGATGCCGTTAGTTTTGGAGCTAATTTGCAGACTCCACAAACGGTAACTACAGAGCAGTTTGCCTCAATTATAGCCATGGATCCGTTTTTTGTAGCTTATCCCAATTACTCTACGGATATGTCTAGCCGTTTGTCCAATTATTGTACCGATAATTATACCAATAATCCTCCTCATCCTACAGGGGTAAACGGTTGTGGTAGTGGTTGTTCAGATGTGATTTGTTATATTAATAACATCTTGGGAGATCCTGCGCAATATGTCTCTACTAATCATAGTACGACCATTAATTCTCCTGATATAACTCCTTTGTCTGACGAAGATAAGTGGATGTTTTTTAGAGGTATTTATGCGGCTGAAAAAGCGAAATTGCAACAGCACCTTATTGACCATACTACGGGGTGTAATACTGGTTTCCCTTATACAGGAACAACAACCTGTGAGCCTATTATTAGTGCGGATGATACGCAGGATTTTATGGATGACAATGGAGGAGGTGATCCTTCTGATTTGACAGATGTACAAGCAGTAGGAGCTAATGTAAACCAAGATAATTGTACGGCTATTTGTGAAGGCAATGCTCGACGTTGGGTCAACCAATTGTGCCCAGATTTGGAGGAAACAAATTCGCTAAATTATATACACCTAGTGAAAGAGTTTACAGATTTTTGTAAAGGGCATTGTGGAGCAGATGGAGATAATCCAATGGGCTATCTTTTTGAAGAATATTTAGACTCTACTTCTTCTACTTATGCTTTAGATCCTAATTTACCTACTTTTAATCAGGATTTAGCCAATGCACAAAACCGCTTGGATTGGTTGATGAATCATGTGCCATCTTATTGCGGTAATGATCTAGTTAATAATCGTTTGCCTGCTGAGGTAGATGTTGTTTTTGCTCATAAGACAGATGTTTATGAGTGGAGTAGTGTTTATTCTTCTGGAGGAGAAGAACTAGAACCTATGTGTAAAGACGATATTATATGTGCTTTTGATTTACTAAGACAAAGTAGTATTTTTCCAACTAAATATACAGATATTAATGCTAGTTGCCCTAGTTCTAATAACTTTTATATGCCATCACCCAATATATTAAGTTACTATTTTAGATATGTATTGCCAACACAATCTGCTCCTAATTGCAATGATTATACTAATGTTGATTTAGGCTATTTTGAGAGCTCTAGTTTTGTTCTTCAATATCTTTGTGAAGAGATAAAACAGCATAATTATTATATAAAATTCAAGACTGCTACTCCTTCCTCATTCTCTACGATGACTTTTTCATTGAAGGATATTCAAACAGGGGCAGCAATAGATCCATTAACAATACAAAGTATAGGAAATTATAATAGTACAACTAATACAATAAATCTTACAGTTAAAGAAAATTGCACATGGAATCCTCCTTTATATCTAGTTTCTAGTGCTGTAAATCAAACGATTAGTTGTTCTGATATGGTAGCGAGTTCTATCGGGGGAACACAGCAGATTGATGCAGAAGTTAAAATCATAACTAGTTTCGGTGAATTAGGAAATGTGTCTACTAATTGTACTAGTTGTAAAGGAGGATGGGGACTAAAAAAGAACCAATTAACCATCAACTTAGACACCGTCAGAATACAATGTGAAGAACAGCAACGAGCTGAATTAACCCGAAAGGCAGAAAGTGCCTATGATAAATATTTAGAAAAGAAATTAAAAATACTGACCAGTGGAGAATCCTGTATGGCATTCACAGAAAGCATGACCACAGAATATACCACAACAGAGCATCATTACACCTTGTATTATTACGATCAAGCAGGAAATTTGATTCAAACCATTCCACCTGCTGCCGTAGTTCCATTGCCAACCAATCACTTTGATGGGACAACAGCAGGTTCTACGAGAGGGACTTGGGACGGAACAGATCCTAGTCATGATTATGAAATGACAACAACCTATGCCTATAATACGTTAGGGCAAGTGGTCAAGCAGACCTCTCCAGATGGCGGAATGACGGAGTTTTGGTACGATTATGCGCAACGTTTGCGCTTCTCTCAAAATGCTAGACAACTAGCAGCAGGAGGGCAATATGCTTATACTAAATTTGATGCGCAAGGAAGAACGGTTGAAGTTGGGCGTTTAGATGGTCATGGAGTGCTTAGTGCTTGGGATCTAAATAAATCGACCTTCCCTGAAGCAACCTTAGCAGGAGTACACGAACGGATCATTACAGAATACGAAGAAGCAAGCTTTAGCCCAATTAGTCAAGATAATTTAAGAGGGCGAGTCGCTAGAACCTATAACGATCATATTGCTACTTATTATGATTATGATGTACATGGGAATGTAAAACGATTACACCACCAAATTAGCGGTTTAGGAGCTTCAGAAATCGCCTACGATTATGATCTAATCACGGGGAATGTAAAAGAAGTTGCCTTTATGAAAGGGACAAAAGACCAATTCTTTCATCGATATACCTATGATGCCGACAATCGATTAACACATACCCAGACCAGTAAGAATGGCTATATCTGGGACTTAGATGCCAAATATTTTTATTATGCGCATGGTCCTTTAGCAAGGGTAGAGTTGGGGCAAGATAAGGTACAAGGATTAGACTATGTATATAACCTTCAAGGATGGATTAAGGGCGTTAACAATACAACGAGTGAAAGTGATATGGGGCTAGATGGTTTTGTGGCAACTGGCATTGCAACTGGGAATACCATTCCTTCAATTGCCAATAAATGGTTTGGGAAGGATGAAGCAGCTTATTCTTTAGGTTATCATAGGGCAGATTATCAACCTATTGGTACAGGAACTAATCTAGGCATATTCGATCATTCTAATACAGCGGCATTTAATAATGATATAAAAGGAACGAATGCAACTAAGGGGCTCTACAATGGAAATATTGCTTTTATGATTAGCCATATTCCACAACTAGCGCAAGCGAATCCTTTGACCCATGCAACACAGGCAATGGTTTATCAATATGATGCCTTGCATCGTATCACGAATTCAGAATCTTATGCTTATGTTAACGGCTGGAATAAAAATGGTTTGAGTAATGCCTATCGGACGGAGTATACTTATGATGGAAATGGTAATCTTCAAACCCTTGATCGTCATACGCTAGAGAATAGTACGAGTACTTCGAAACATATTGATGCTTTAACGTACCATTATGGTAGTGGAAATTTAAAAAATAGATTAGAATCTATTACAGATCCTTCTGCGGTTACTGCAGGAATCAATGATGTAGGAGCTGCCTCTTATACTTATGATGAAATTGGGAATTTAAAAACGGATGGAAATAATACCATTGAATGGAATTTACAAAATAAAGTTTCTTCTGTAGACAATGCCAATTACGATATTATCTATACCTATGATGTTGGCGGCAATCGTTTAGGTAAATCCGTTACTCCTAAGGGAGGAACTAGTCCAACTCAAACAACTTTTTATGTTAGAGATGCTAGTGGGAATATTATGGGAACGTATATCGTAGAAAATAATACTAAAAAATTAGAGGAAACGCCGATTTACGGCTCAAGTCGTTTGGGAATTCATCAATATGATGTATCTTTAATGCCATTCAATGTACCTAGTATTACAGCACCTGAATTGATGAATTCAACTTTAGGAACAATACTTGGAGTAGATCAGGCAGGAAATGCAACTCGTGGAAACAAGTTTTACGAAATTAGTAATCATTTAGGGAATGTATTAGTGACAGTGAGTGATCAAAAGCTAGGTGAGGTGACGACTATCGGTCAAACTACAGCGGAAGCTTATAAAGCACAAGTGCAATCGGCTCAGGACTATTATCCATTTGGCTGGGAAATGCCTGGTAGATCGTTCAACTCGCAAAACTATCGCTTTGGCTTTAATGGGAAAGAAAATGACCGCCATTGGGGAGACCAATTGATCCAAGACTATGGCTTCCGTCTTTATAATCCTGCTATTGGGAAGTTTTTGTCTGTTGATCCTTTGAGTCAAGCATACCCGTTTTATACTCCGTATCAATTTGCAGGGAATAAGCCTATTTGGGCTGTCGATCTTGATGGCTTAGAGCCTCAAATAAAAACAAAAATTTTTTATGATTATGCCCCTTTACCTAATAATACTGCTCCTAGAGATATTCATGATTTTGGGAATACGAGACATGATGTGTCTGGAAGGACTTTGAAACCTCATCCTAAATCAGGGGAGAAAAGATTTTTTTCAATAAATTATAATAAAAAAAAGAATAAATTTGATGTTAAAGTTTACATTGAAGTTAGAATAAATGCTGGGTTAAATCCATCATGTACAATGTGTGATTTGAATGGGAGTAATCCAGGGTTATCAGAAGAAGTCTTAGCACATGAAGAAGGGCATGTGGAGCAATGGAAACGGGCTTATAATTCTAAGATAACAATAGAGTATAATGGTAAAAAATATAGTGGATTTATAGATGAAGTTATTACCAATGCTGAAAACGATATAAAGGCAGGTCTTCCTCAAAAATTTAAATCAGAGGAAGATATGAAAAAAGCTCAGAATAAATATGAAATAGGTGTTGGGCAGGTAATAAATAAAGCTCTAAACGCTATATTTGAGAGAAGAGAAGAGTTAATGGCTAAAGATCAGACTGGAAAACCAGATGCAGAGATAGATGCAAATAATTATGCTGATAAAGAACTGAAAAATAGTAGGAATGGAAAAGGTCTAGAGTATGCAAATGGAAAAAAGAGAGCTACTTACAGGGGGAAATCTGTAGATTTAGGAGTTAAAAAATAA
- a CDS encoding HlyD family secretion protein: MPENTSSSEFVLVEQAMGNPPGWLTYWGITVIAVFLIVVLGITATIHYPDVLNAEATTYIDHPPVDVYTQRGGTVHALLVQENDTVQYNIPLLVLESTADWNAVLQLDTLLQQTNQSIVNTELLSKELGELNTLYHELSLLDLQIKDANKSDITDEKISAIRKEISQNKILNTSLKKQKEVFEKELKNIEKDLDRYKTLVANGSISQSEFEQKENNYLQGERELHRMEAAIISNRIRTQQLEVQIPESKKQRHDLFFSLKKTFAQKKEALRTAVEQWKEKYIIYAPSTGTIVMNNAVQEGSQVTNATPFITIIPLIQEKESFLKATMEARGIGKISLGQKAMVYFNNYPSTEYGTLDAVVYKVARIPTEDKYEIILKLPQNWTTNYGFSIPKQQKMGAVVAVRTKEYTLLERIFAGLLDVLKN, from the coding sequence ATGCCAGAGAACACATCATCATCAGAATTTGTATTAGTAGAACAAGCCATGGGAAATCCCCCTGGTTGGTTAACCTATTGGGGAATTACAGTAATTGCCGTTTTTCTTATTGTTGTTTTAGGCATAACTGCTACCATCCATTATCCTGATGTTTTAAATGCTGAGGCAACTACTTATATTGATCACCCTCCTGTTGATGTATATACACAAAGAGGGGGAACGGTACATGCATTGTTAGTTCAGGAGAATGACACGGTTCAATATAACATCCCACTTCTTGTCCTTGAATCGACAGCGGATTGGAATGCTGTTTTACAATTGGATACCCTACTACAACAAACCAATCAATCAATCGTTAATACAGAGCTGTTGTCTAAGGAATTGGGCGAATTAAACACACTCTACCATGAACTTTCACTCCTTGATTTACAAATAAAAGATGCCAATAAGAGTGATATTACAGATGAAAAAATAAGCGCAATTCGCAAAGAAATTAGCCAAAATAAAATTCTTAATACTTCTTTAAAAAAGCAAAAAGAAGTGTTTGAAAAAGAATTAAAAAATATTGAAAAAGATCTCGATCGTTATAAAACATTGGTCGCTAATGGCTCCATCAGCCAGTCTGAATTTGAACAAAAAGAGAACAACTATTTGCAAGGTGAACGAGAACTTCACAGAATGGAGGCTGCTATTATTTCTAATCGTATAAGAACACAGCAATTAGAAGTCCAGATTCCTGAATCAAAAAAACAACGTCACGACCTTTTCTTTTCTTTAAAAAAGACATTTGCACAAAAAAAGGAGGCGTTAAGAACCGCTGTTGAACAATGGAAAGAAAAATATATTATATATGCTCCTTCTACGGGAACAATTGTTATGAATAATGCCGTTCAAGAAGGGAGTCAAGTGACCAATGCAACACCTTTTATAACAATAATTCCATTAATACAAGAAAAAGAATCATTTCTAAAAGCAACCATGGAAGCTCGAGGTATTGGTAAGATTTCGCTTGGTCAAAAAGCCATGGTCTATTTCAATAATTATCCTTCTACAGAATATGGAACACTAGATGCTGTCGTCTATAAAGTTGCTCGAATTCCTACAGAAGATAAATATGAAATCATTCTAAAACTTCCACAAAATTGGACCACGAACTATGGGTTTTCCATTCCAAAGCAGCAAAAAATGGGCGCTGTTGTTGCTGTTAGAACGAAAGAATACACCTTACTAGAACGTATTTTTGCTGGATTATTAGATGTTTTAAAAAATTAA